The following proteins are co-located in the Desulfoscipio sp. XC116 genome:
- a CDS encoding TerD family protein yields MAVNLQKGQKVDLTKGRPGLTKVIAGLGWDTNKFDGPDFDLDASVFLVGENGKCASTDDFVFYNNLKHVSGSVEHLGDNLTGEGEGDDEQIKVDLSKVPAHVHKIAITVTIHMAGERNQNFGLVSNAFVRIVDENSGAELLRYDLSEDYSIETALVFAELYRHGAEWKFAAVGQGFNDGLAGLVRLYGLE; encoded by the coding sequence TTGGCTGTTAATTTGCAAAAGGGACAAAAGGTGGACTTAACTAAAGGTAGACCCGGACTTACCAAGGTTATAGCCGGTTTGGGATGGGATACCAATAAATTTGACGGGCCGGATTTTGATTTGGACGCTTCGGTTTTTTTAGTTGGTGAAAACGGTAAATGTGCCAGCACCGATGACTTTGTATTTTACAATAATTTAAAGCACGTGAGCGGTTCCGTTGAACATTTGGGGGACAACCTTACCGGCGAGGGTGAAGGTGACGACGAGCAAATTAAAGTGGATTTAAGCAAGGTTCCCGCGCACGTTCATAAAATTGCCATTACCGTGACTATCCATATGGCCGGTGAGCGCAATCAGAATTTTGGTTTGGTTTCCAATGCTTTTGTCCGCATAGTGGATGAAAACTCGGGTGCAGAGCTGCTGCGTTATGATCTCAGTGAAGATTACAGTATTGAAACCGCCCTGGTATTTGCGGAACTTTACCGGCACGGTGCCGAGTGGAAGTTTGCCGCCGTGGGTCAGGGATTTAACGACGGGTTGGCCGGACTGGTACGCCTGTACGGCTTGGAATAA
- a CDS encoding diguanylate cyclase encodes MTVSKISKFMSAKTSRDAVVIAMFGIFIYIFLLFFNLPNCLRDWFSKHRHFEILFYDLFILQVILGFALVFFAYRNRQNIKTGWMININAYKIACNELMWESKINEAVARVAGALIEPGKTEDISELILDYVTRLTDSAFSCVGYIDPRTGCLVSPAMSKNIWHVCQVEDKDTVVKEFGGLWSWVLDNGQPIMTNDAIRDPRSTGVPEGHLPIHRFLSVPVMFNKKLVGQIAVANANREYTEKDKMLAERLATLYAIVVQRKWSDEDLRQAHSDLEARVSERTLELMEANVALQFEINERKRVDERLRESQERIKSIISSLKDVVWSASVDFSQLFYLSPAAESVYGRALTDFIVEPDLWLGVIYPEDRYIIDAQINMLSDQTDSFAFDCRFLRPDGEVRWQHIRGQLVFDDHGEPYRLDGISSDITERKLADEELLMSEARYRAIVEDQAELICRFLPDGVLTFVNDAYCRYFNMAQDELIGCKHWRYIFVDEYERYQQHITSLNLEKPSATVEHRVMRPDGTVRWLQWTNRAIFDEQGVLAEYQSVGHDISDRWWAEEKLHKAYDELEMSVAKRTAELAKLNEVLQDEIDGRKIVEEELRQINEKLSHWIGQLEQRNREMTLVSQMSEMMQACYTTEEAIAVVNRFVRELFATEQGALYLLNEPGDLVEIVADWGDGDRFKPVFNPNDCWSLRRGQQYLVENGQLGLYCRHISDPLPKGYLCVPMMAHGEALGILHLQWQSTDQPEYSEDDTVCMKECKHQLAVTVAHQIALALANLSLRETLHSQAIRDPLTGLFNRRYMEESLDREVRRAERLSASVGLIMFDIDHFKRFNDNHGHDAGDALLRGLGAFLRNNIHDGDFVCRYGGEEFLLILPETSLDAACQLAGRLCDMVKHMEVNYLGQPLGSITISLGVALYPDNGLTAADIVRAADAAVYRAKANGRDQVAVAAG; translated from the coding sequence ATGACTGTCAGTAAAATAAGCAAGTTTATGAGCGCCAAAACCTCCAGGGACGCGGTAGTCATTGCTATGTTCGGAATTTTTATTTATATATTTTTGTTATTTTTTAATTTGCCTAATTGCCTGAGAGACTGGTTTAGCAAACATCGTCATTTTGAAATATTATTTTATGACCTATTTATTTTACAGGTCATTTTGGGTTTTGCTTTGGTGTTTTTTGCCTATCGCAACCGGCAGAACATCAAAACCGGCTGGATGATTAATATCAATGCGTATAAGATAGCCTGCAATGAGCTAATGTGGGAATCTAAAATTAACGAAGCCGTCGCCCGGGTGGCCGGTGCGCTGATTGAGCCGGGGAAGACTGAAGATATTTCGGAGCTTATATTGGATTACGTCACCCGGCTTACGGATAGCGCCTTTAGTTGTGTGGGCTATATAGATCCACGGACAGGCTGTCTTGTTTCGCCTGCTATGAGCAAAAATATCTGGCATGTTTGCCAGGTTGAGGATAAGGATACGGTGGTTAAAGAATTTGGCGGTCTGTGGAGCTGGGTGCTGGACAACGGCCAGCCGATTATGACCAACGATGCTATCCGGGACCCGCGGTCCACAGGTGTTCCGGAAGGGCATTTGCCTATCCACCGTTTTTTATCCGTTCCGGTCATGTTTAATAAAAAATTGGTGGGGCAAATAGCGGTGGCTAACGCGAACCGGGAATATACGGAAAAAGACAAGATGTTGGCGGAACGGCTGGCCACATTATACGCTATTGTCGTGCAGCGCAAGTGGTCGGATGAAGACCTGCGCCAAGCGCACAGTGATCTGGAAGCGCGCGTTTCCGAACGCACTTTGGAATTAATGGAGGCTAACGTGGCGCTGCAATTTGAAATAAATGAGCGCAAACGGGTTGATGAGCGGCTGCGGGAAAGCCAGGAAAGAATTAAAAGTATTATATCTTCCCTTAAGGACGTGGTATGGTCCGCTTCGGTGGATTTTTCCCAGTTATTTTATTTGAGTCCCGCCGCGGAAAGTGTGTATGGCCGGGCGCTAACCGATTTTATTGTCGAGCCGGACCTGTGGCTTGGTGTTATATACCCCGAGGACCGATATATTATTGATGCGCAAATTAATATGTTGTCTGATCAGACCGATTCCTTTGCATTTGACTGCCGGTTCCTGCGGCCCGATGGGGAGGTGCGCTGGCAGCATATTAGGGGACAGCTGGTTTTTGATGATCATGGGGAACCTTACCGCTTAGACGGTATTTCTTCCGATATCACCGAGCGCAAGCTGGCTGATGAAGAATTGCTGATGAGCGAGGCGCGTTACCGGGCCATCGTAGAAGATCAAGCTGAACTGATTTGCCGGTTTTTGCCCGATGGCGTACTTACTTTTGTTAATGACGCCTATTGCCGGTATTTTAATATGGCCCAGGATGAATTGATTGGGTGCAAACATTGGCGTTATATTTTTGTTGATGAATATGAACGGTATCAACAGCACATAACCTCCTTGAATTTAGAGAAGCCATCCGCTACCGTGGAACACCGGGTTATGCGGCCCGATGGTACGGTTCGCTGGCTGCAGTGGACTAACCGGGCTATTTTTGATGAGCAGGGAGTTTTGGCGGAATACCAGTCGGTGGGACACGATATATCCGATCGCTGGTGGGCTGAGGAAAAGCTGCATAAAGCGTATGATGAGCTGGAAATGAGCGTGGCGAAGCGAACCGCTGAACTGGCCAAATTAAATGAAGTGCTGCAGGATGAAATAGACGGGCGGAAAATAGTGGAGGAAGAGCTGCGGCAAATTAATGAAAAATTATCTCATTGGATCGGACAGTTGGAGCAGCGCAATCGTGAAATGACATTGGTAAGTCAAATGAGCGAGATGATGCAGGCCTGCTATACCACCGAGGAGGCTATTGCAGTGGTTAACCGGTTTGTCAGGGAATTGTTTGCCACCGAGCAAGGAGCGTTATATTTATTGAACGAACCGGGTGATTTAGTGGAAATCGTTGCCGATTGGGGGGATGGAGACCGTTTTAAGCCTGTTTTCAACCCCAATGACTGTTGGTCCCTGAGGCGCGGGCAGCAGTACTTGGTGGAAAACGGTCAATTGGGACTGTATTGCCGTCATATAAGTGATCCTTTGCCCAAAGGCTACCTGTGTGTACCGATGATGGCCCACGGTGAGGCGCTGGGTATACTGCATTTGCAGTGGCAAAGTACCGATCAACCGGAATATTCCGAAGATGATACGGTGTGTATGAAGGAATGCAAACATCAACTGGCCGTCACGGTGGCGCATCAAATCGCACTGGCCCTGGCCAACTTGAGCCTGCGGGAGACATTGCACAGCCAGGCTATTCGCGACCCGTTGACCGGTCTTTTCAACCGGCGCTATATGGAGGAATCGCTGGATCGCGAGGTGCGCCGGGCCGAGCGCTTATCAGCGTCGGTGGGGTTGATTATGTTTGATATTGACCACTTTAAACGTTTCAACGATAATCACGGTCACGATGCGGGTGATGCACTGCTGCGGGGACTGGGTGCTTTCTTGCGCAATAATATACATGACGGGGATTTTGTGTGCCGTTACGGCGGTGAGGAATTCCTGCTCATACTGCCGGAAACTTCACTGGATGCAGCCTGTCAGTTAGCCGGGCGGCTGTGCGATATGGTTAAACATATGGAAGTAAATTACCTTGGTCAACCACTGGGGTCGATCACTATATCACTGGGGGTGGCCCTTTATCCGGATAACGGTTTAACCGCGGCGGATATTGTGCGGGCCGCCGATGCCGCCGTATATCGCGCTAAAGCCAATGGCCGCGACCAGGTGGCGGTTGCGGCCGGTTAA